In Lysinibacillus sp. FSL M8-0337, the following proteins share a genomic window:
- the ilvA gene encoding threonine ammonia-lyase IlvA yields the protein MEVADTKTVQVENILIAHHFLKDVVVHTPLQKNDYLSEKYGANIYFKREDLQHVRSFKLRGAYYKIKKIEEDARINGVVCASAGNHAQGVAYACAQLKIQASIFMPQTTPKQKIDQVRMFGRDYAEIILAGDTFDDAAESAMAYCEEQGKIFIHPFDDFDVIAGQGTVAVEIMNDMEEPIDYVFGSIGGGGLMSGVSAYVKNLSPNSKIIGVEPAGAGSMKAAFAEGGAVALDWIDKFVDGAAVKCVGHHTYDVCRRYLDDIVLVPEGKVCTTILDLYNKHAIIAEPAGALSVAALDSYKEEIKGKSVVVIISGGNNDIGRMQEIKEKSLIHEGLLYYFIVSFPQRAGALRQFLTSVLGPNDDITTFEYTKKNNKESGPALVGIELGNRDDYEGLLKRMKEFGFNYKEVNNDIQLFGLLV from the coding sequence ATGGAAGTTGCTGACACTAAAACAGTGCAAGTAGAGAATATCTTAATTGCACATCACTTTTTAAAAGATGTAGTCGTGCATACACCACTACAGAAAAACGATTATTTATCAGAGAAATACGGTGCTAATATTTATTTCAAACGTGAGGATTTACAGCATGTTCGCTCATTTAAACTTCGCGGTGCTTACTATAAAATTAAAAAAATTGAGGAAGACGCACGCATTAATGGCGTTGTCTGTGCCAGTGCTGGGAACCATGCACAAGGTGTTGCTTATGCCTGCGCACAGTTAAAAATTCAAGCGAGCATTTTCATGCCTCAAACAACCCCAAAACAAAAAATCGACCAAGTGCGTATGTTTGGCCGTGATTACGCTGAAATTATTTTAGCAGGAGATACTTTTGATGATGCTGCTGAAAGTGCAATGGCCTACTGCGAAGAACAGGGTAAAATTTTTATCCACCCATTCGACGATTTTGACGTCATCGCTGGACAAGGCACAGTTGCTGTTGAAATCATGAATGACATGGAAGAACCAATTGACTATGTATTCGGTAGTATTGGCGGCGGTGGATTAATGTCAGGTGTTTCAGCTTATGTGAAAAACCTTTCTCCAAACAGTAAAATTATCGGTGTAGAGCCAGCCGGTGCAGGCAGTATGAAGGCTGCATTTGCAGAGGGTGGAGCAGTGGCACTTGATTGGATTGACAAATTTGTTGACGGTGCTGCCGTAAAATGTGTCGGTCACCACACTTATGATGTTTGTCGCCGTTATTTAGACGATATTGTGCTTGTTCCCGAAGGAAAAGTATGTACAACCATCTTAGATTTGTACAATAAACACGCGATTATAGCTGAACCCGCTGGCGCATTATCCGTTGCTGCTCTTGATAGTTATAAAGAAGAGATTAAAGGCAAATCGGTTGTAGTTATTATTAGTGGCGGTAATAACGATATCGGGCGTATGCAAGAGATTAAAGAGAAATCTTTAATTCACGAAGGATTACTATACTACTTTATCGTAAGTTTCCCTCAACGTGCAGGTGCGCTTCGTCAATTCCTAACAAGCGTTCTTGGACCAAATGATGATATTACAACTTTTGAATATACGAAGAAAAACAATAAAGAGAGTGGTCCTGCCTTAGTGGGCATTGAGCTAGGCAACCGCGATGACTATGAAGGATTGTTAAAACGTATGAAAGAGTTTGGTTTTAACTACAAAGAAGTAAATAATGACATCCAATTATTCGGCCTACTCGTGTAA
- a CDS encoding right-handed parallel beta-helix repeat-containing protein: protein MKKIYFILLVAVAMVIVFVLNNNEVKQDQAIYVATNGNDDNVGTKSKPFRTLKKAASEANAGTTVLIRKGNYHEKLVVKHSGTKSKPITFKAYNKEKVVLSGKDLKDVEEDVALVVINNKNYVTISGLTIKDLSTDLAGETVMGIYVTGSSSHITLENNHVQRIETHADDGNGHGIAIYGTGTMKDINILNNTLEDLKLGASESLVLNGNIDVFKVENNIVRRSDNIGIDLIGYEGISNDKKVDFVRNGIVKNNIVYEISSYGNPAYGKDYAAGGIYVDGGKNITIEKNTVYKSDIGIEATSEHAKKYADNIKIINNIIYENFYTGISIGGYDEDRGGTINSTISQNILYRNDTKGLDGGQLLLQYDTKNNVIERNVLTAGPSRIFISNYFTTNQKNKLQKNVFHKEKGETGIWIWKEKEYTSFPKFQKASKSDEKSSYIDPKYQNANKYDFRLKEDSLARKIVY from the coding sequence ATGAAAAAAATTTATTTTATCCTCTTGGTAGCAGTTGCTATGGTGATTGTCTTTGTTTTAAACAATAATGAAGTTAAGCAGGATCAAGCTATTTACGTTGCGACAAATGGAAATGATGATAATGTTGGTACAAAATCAAAGCCATTTCGCACATTAAAAAAAGCGGCTTCAGAAGCAAACGCAGGTACTACCGTCCTCATACGAAAAGGAAATTATCATGAAAAACTTGTCGTAAAACATAGTGGCACCAAGTCAAAACCAATAACATTTAAAGCCTACAACAAGGAGAAGGTTGTTCTTAGTGGAAAGGACTTGAAGGATGTTGAAGAGGATGTAGCTTTAGTGGTGATAAATAATAAAAATTACGTGACCATCAGTGGACTAACTATCAAGGATTTATCTACTGATTTAGCAGGCGAAACAGTAATGGGGATTTATGTAACAGGTTCTAGTAGCCATATTACACTAGAAAATAATCATGTGCAGCGCATTGAAACCCATGCAGATGATGGGAATGGCCATGGGATTGCTATATACGGAACTGGCACAATGAAAGATATAAATATTTTAAATAATACGTTGGAAGACTTGAAACTAGGGGCAAGTGAATCTCTTGTTCTAAATGGCAATATTGACGTTTTTAAAGTAGAAAATAATATAGTTCGCCGTAGTGATAATATCGGGATTGACCTAATTGGTTATGAAGGCATTTCAAATGATAAAAAAGTGGACTTTGTACGGAATGGCATCGTAAAGAATAATATAGTTTATGAAATATCCTCTTATGGCAATCCAGCTTATGGGAAGGATTATGCTGCTGGCGGAATTTATGTAGATGGTGGCAAAAATATAACCATTGAAAAGAATACCGTTTATAAAAGTGATATTGGAATAGAAGCAACTTCTGAGCATGCTAAAAAATACGCTGATAACATTAAAATAATAAACAATATTATTTATGAAAACTTCTACACTGGGATATCGATTGGTGGGTATGATGAAGATCGGGGAGGTACGATTAATTCTACTATCTCTCAAAATATTCTTTATCGAAATGACACGAAGGGGCTAGATGGGGGACAGCTATTATTACAATATGATACAAAAAACAATGTGATAGAAAGAAATGTTTTAACCGCCGGACCATCGCGGATTTTTATCTCCAACTATTTTACAACTAATCAAAAAAATAAACTACAAAAGAATGTATTCCATAAAGAAAAAGGAGAAACGGGTATTTGGATATGGAAAGAGAAAGAATATACATCTTTTCCTAAATTTCAAAAAGCCTCAAAAAGTGATGAGAAGTCTAGCTATATAGACCCGAAATATCAAAATGCAAACAAATATGATTTTAGGTTAAAAGAGGATTCTCTTGCAAGAAAAATTGTATATTGA
- a CDS encoding ABC transporter permease, giving the protein MFTAIFGSVEQGIIYAIMALGVYLTFRVLDFPDLTVDGSFVTGAATAATMILLGYNPILATLVAIVAGFIAGCMTGILHTKGKINPLLSGILMMIALYSLNLRIMGLTAENTIGRPNIPLLNSETLFSTFQTFWSNLGIDAALNNVLKSIGIQQVPSTWGTLIVVLLITILIKFIADWFLKTEVGLAIRATGDNKRMIRSFSANTDTLIILGLGLSNALVAFSGALIAQYSKFSDVSMGIGMIVIGLASVIIGEAIFGTKTIMRTTLAVIAGAIIYRIILALALRVDFLDSGDMKLITAIIVILALVVPQFVDKNKERKRKAKRAAERSQVKTVEQGGKGLA; this is encoded by the coding sequence ATGTTTACAGCAATATTTGGCTCAGTGGAGCAAGGAATCATCTATGCAATTATGGCACTCGGTGTTTACTTAACATTCCGTGTGTTAGATTTTCCGGACTTAACGGTTGATGGAAGCTTTGTAACAGGGGCGGCCACGGCAGCAACAATGATTCTGCTTGGCTACAACCCAATCTTAGCGACTTTAGTGGCAATTGTTGCTGGATTTATTGCAGGATGTATGACAGGAATTCTTCACACAAAGGGGAAGATCAATCCGCTATTATCAGGGATTTTAATGATGATTGCCTTGTATTCGCTTAACTTGCGCATCATGGGGTTAACTGCAGAAAATACGATAGGTCGTCCGAATATTCCATTATTAAACTCTGAAACATTGTTTTCAACGTTTCAAACATTTTGGAGTAATTTAGGTATCGATGCTGCATTAAATAACGTATTAAAAAGCATCGGCATTCAGCAAGTACCGTCAACTTGGGGTACGTTGATTGTAGTTTTACTCATCACGATTTTAATTAAATTTATTGCGGACTGGTTCTTAAAAACAGAAGTCGGGCTAGCTATTCGAGCAACAGGTGATAATAAACGTATGATTCGTAGTTTCTCTGCGAATACAGATACGCTTATTATTCTTGGTCTTGGTCTTTCGAATGCACTTGTCGCATTTTCTGGAGCTTTAATCGCACAATATTCGAAGTTTTCGGATGTTAGTATGGGGATAGGTATGATTGTTATCGGTCTTGCTTCGGTTATTATAGGGGAAGCCATCTTTGGTACAAAAACAATTATGCGTACTACATTGGCTGTAATCGCTGGAGCTATTATTTACCGCATTATTTTAGCGTTAGCATTGCGTGTCGATTTCCTTGATTCAGGAGATATGAAACTCATTACGGCTATTATTGTTATTTTAGCGCTTGTCGTACCACAGTTTGTCGATAAAAACAAAGAACGAAAGCGCAAAGCAAAACGGGCAGCAGAACGTTCACAAGTGAAAACGGTAGAGCAGGGAGGAAAAGGCCTTGCTTAA
- a CDS encoding ABC transporter ATP-binding protein, giving the protein MLKLDGINKIFNEGTPDEKIALAEINLHLKPGDFVTIIGSNGAGKSTMMNMISGALTPDFGSVLIDGNNVTSLPEYKRSHFIGRVFQDPMAGTAPTMTIEENLALAYSRNKSRGLRIGVDKKRRQFFKESLEMLGLNLESRLSAKVGLLSGGERQALSLLMATFTKPSILLLDEHTAALDPSRAELITRITKHLVEKDNLTTLMVTHNMQQALDLGNRLIMMDKGQIILEVGEDRKHELTIPDLMAEFERIRGEKMNSDRALLG; this is encoded by the coding sequence TTGCTTAAATTAGACGGCATTAATAAAATTTTTAATGAAGGTACACCCGATGAGAAAATTGCACTTGCTGAAATAAACTTACATTTAAAACCAGGCGATTTTGTTACAATTATCGGCAGTAATGGTGCGGGTAAATCTACGATGATGAATATGATTTCAGGTGCGTTAACACCAGATTTTGGTTCCGTATTAATCGACGGTAATAATGTCACGAGTTTGCCAGAATATAAACGGTCTCATTTCATTGGTCGCGTGTTTCAGGACCCGATGGCGGGAACAGCACCGACTATGACGATTGAAGAAAACTTAGCACTTGCGTATTCAAGAAACAAAAGTCGTGGTCTACGTATAGGCGTAGATAAAAAACGTCGACAATTTTTTAAGGAATCATTAGAAATGCTAGGCTTAAACTTAGAAAGTCGCCTATCTGCAAAGGTTGGCTTGCTTTCAGGTGGTGAACGTCAGGCATTATCACTGTTAATGGCTACGTTTACGAAGCCATCGATTCTATTGCTAGATGAGCATACGGCAGCACTTGACCCTTCGCGTGCGGAGCTTATTACGCGTATTACGAAGCATTTAGTTGAAAAGGATAATCTTACAACGCTAATGGTCACACACAACATGCAACAAGCATTGGATTTAGGAAACCGTCTTATTATGATGGATAAAGGTCAGATTATCTTGGAGGTCGGCGAGGATCGCAAACATGAACTGACAATTCCTGATTTAATGGCTGAATTCGAACGCATCCGCGGTGAAAAAATGAATTCTGACCGTGCATTGCTAGGCTAA
- a CDS encoding ABC transporter substrate-binding protein produces MKRNMKQLSFLLFGLLLLLAACGSGSSNSSDAKGDEKNNASESGSVDQKTYKIGITQIVEHPSLNAATEGFKKAIEDSGLKVEYDAQIAQGDNSLNTTIANNLVSANVDLIFANSTPSAQAAATATGDIPIIFTSVTDAVGAQLIDSMDKPGKNVTGTIDLHPDTISKTVALLKELGAKNVGMVYNAGEQNSVAQVKEVKKVMAEQGLEVKEASAATSADVKQAAESLIGKVEAFYIITDNTVVSALESVIDVAKANKLPLIVGELDSVERGGLAAYGFEYYDIGYEAGQMAVKILKGEATPADTPAQYPQNLKLVVNKKVADELGIEIKDSWGAELLEK; encoded by the coding sequence GTGAAGCGCAATATGAAACAGCTTTCGTTCCTATTATTTGGATTATTATTATTGCTTGCTGCTTGTGGTAGCGGTAGTTCTAATTCATCAGATGCAAAAGGTGACGAAAAAAATAATGCAAGTGAGAGCGGTAGTGTAGATCAAAAAACATATAAAATCGGGATTACTCAAATTGTTGAGCATCCATCTTTAAATGCTGCAACAGAAGGATTCAAAAAAGCGATTGAGGATTCAGGCTTAAAAGTGGAATATGATGCACAAATTGCACAAGGTGATAACAGCTTAAATACAACAATTGCCAATAACCTAGTAAGTGCAAACGTAGATTTAATTTTTGCTAACTCTACCCCTTCTGCACAAGCAGCAGCTACGGCAACGGGTGATATTCCAATTATCTTTACTTCCGTGACAGATGCAGTGGGCGCGCAGTTAATTGATTCGATGGACAAACCAGGGAAAAATGTAACGGGAACAATTGATTTACATCCTGATACGATTTCTAAAACGGTAGCATTATTAAAAGAACTTGGCGCTAAAAACGTCGGTATGGTTTACAATGCTGGTGAGCAAAATTCAGTAGCACAAGTAAAAGAAGTGAAAAAAGTGATGGCTGAACAAGGTCTTGAAGTAAAAGAGGCTTCAGCTGCAACTTCAGCGGATGTTAAACAAGCGGCTGAATCGTTAATTGGTAAAGTAGAGGCTTTTTATATTATTACAGATAATACAGTTGTTTCTGCATTAGAATCTGTTATTGATGTAGCAAAAGCAAATAAATTACCACTTATTGTTGGTGAGCTTGATTCTGTAGAACGTGGTGGCTTAGCTGCATACGGCTTTGAGTACTATGATATCGGCTATGAAGCTGGTCAAATGGCTGTCAAAATCTTAAAAGGTGAAGCAACACCTGCTGATACACCAGCTCAATATCCACAAAACTTAAAATTAGTAGTGAACAAAAAAGTGGCTGATGAATTAGGGATTGAAATTAAAGATTCTTGGGGCGCAGAGCTTTTAGAAAAATAA